The following is a genomic window from Rhodoferax sp. PAMC 29310.
ACCGCAGTGCGGTACTTGGAACGCATCGAGGTGTTCGCTGCATTGATTTTGATGTCTTGACGGACGCGTTTACGGCCCGACGCAAGGCGCGGGTTCTTTTTCTTGGGTTTACCAGATGCCATAATTTAATTCCTTGGGTCTGCGGATGTTGTCAGCAAAGCCTGCGATTCTAGCAGTTTGTCAAACCTTGCGCGAATCCAATCATAGGCTTGGGCTTCTGGCATGGGGCGGCTGTAGTAATAGCCTTGGTAAACATTGCAACCCAGGTTGGCCAAGTAGTAGTGCTGGCCTCGTGTTTCCACCCCTTCGGCAACCACCATGAGGCCCAAGTCATGTGCGAGACCAATGCTGGCCATGCAGATGGTGGCGTCGTTGCTGTCGGTTTCCAAATCCTGCACAAAGGTGCGGTCCAGCTTGAGGTAATCCAGCGGTAATCGCTTGAGATAGGCAAGCGATGAATACCCGGTGCCGAAGTCGTCCATGGCCAGCTGCACGCCCAAGTCGCGAATGACGCCAAGGCGTTGAATGGACGCCAATGGATCCTGCATGGCCACGGACTCCGTGATCTCAAGCGTGAGGGCGTTGGCGGGCAAATCGTTTTCTTTCAACGCGTTGACGATGATTTGCGGCAAATCGGCGTTGCGCAATTGAATGGCGCTGAGATTGACAGCCATCGTCAGGTCGGGCAATCCTTTTTGGCGCCACCGAGCAAGAGTTTGGCAGGCGTTGTTCAAGACCCATTCACCGATCTCATTGATGAGTCCGATTTCCTCAGCCAGAGCGATGAACTCTTCTGGGGGCGTCAGCTCACCGGAGGGGCTGACCCATCGGATCAGCGCCTCAACGCCGCTCACCTGTTTACCAAGTGCGTCGATCTGAGGTTGAAAGTGAAGTACAAATTGTTTTTGTTGCACGGCCTCGCGCAGGGCATGCTCCATGGCCAGGCGGTGTTCTGCCGCGCGCATCATGTCGGCATTGAAGAAGTGAAACATGCCCTTGCCTGACTTTTTGGCGTGGTACATGGCAATGTCCGCGCTTTGCATGAGCGCGCCACGGTCCGCGCCGTCTTGGGGGTAGAAGCAGATGCCCATTGACGCGGAAGCACGCAACAGATTTTTTCCGATGGTGACAGGTTGATTGAGCGCCAGCATGATCCTGGCGGCAATGTCGCTGGTTTCCTGAGAGCAGGGCATATCAGCCAAGATAATCACGAACTCGTCGCCGCCCAAACGGGCAACAATGTCATCGGCTCGCGCCGCCGTGCTCAGTCGCTGGGCCACCTCACACAGGAACTGGTCTCCCATGCCATGACCTTTGGTGTCGTTGATGCTTTTGAAGTTGTCAAGGTCCAGAAGCATTACAGTCAATTGCTGCTTGTTGCGCCTGGCATTGCTCACCAACTGGTCCAGTCTGGCTTCCAGCGCGTAGCGATTGGCCAGGCCGGTCAGAATGTCGCTGTGGGCCAATCGTTCAATGGCGGCGGCATTGTGGTGTTGCTCTGTGACATCGGTGTAGATTGTGACAAAGCAGCCGTCCGGCAACGGGGTGCCCCGAATGTCGAGAATGGATCCATTTGGGCGCGTGCGTTTTGTCTTGTGGGCTTTGTGTTGACGTGCTCGCGTCATCAGGCGCTCTACCACGGTTTCGATGTCGCCGGAGCCAAACTCGCCCCGCGCTGCGCCGAACCGGAAGAAGCTTTCAAGGGGTGTCTTGTGCGCCAGCAGTTCGGCAGGCAGTTCCAATAGCCGGGCGAACTCCTGGTTGTAGGCCAGCAATTCCAGCTGAGGGCCAAACAAGGTAACGCCACCAGGGACGTTGTCCACCAGCGTCTGGAACAGGATGTTTTGCTGCCTGAATTCCTCTTGACTGGCTTTTTGTTCGGTGATGTCGGTGTAACTGGTGACAAACCCGACGGTGCGCTCGCCGCTGACCATTGGGCGACCTTCCACCAAGTGCGTCCGGCCATTTCGGCGCAGTCGTTCAAATCGGTGAGGCTGAAACTGCAGGGCTTGCCTCTGGGCGTCGTCTGACGGATCAGGATTCAGATGGCTCAGCAGGGCATCCAGCGTTGTGTCCGGCGAGAGGCTGGCGGCAGGGATCTGAAGCATCTCCAGCAGGTTGGCATTCCAAACCTTCAGTCGATGGTGCTCATCAAAAACTGAGATGCCTTGGGGCAAGTGTTCGACCACACTGCTCAAGTACAGCGCCTGCTCACTGAGAGCCTGCTTGGCTCGGTAGCTCTCCGTGATGTCGTTGTAAATGGTAATGAAACCGCCTTGAGGCAGCGGGCTGCCAATGATTTCAAGTGCCTGGCCGTTGGGGCGGATGCGTTCGTAGCGGTGGGCCAGCCCGTTGTGCGCTTGCTCCAGCCGGTCACGGGTTTGCTGATCAGGGTCACCTGGCCCGTACTCGCCGCGAGAGGCGTTGAAGCGGGTGATGTCGCCCAACGTTGGCAATCCATGCTCGAACATAATTTGCGGCAACATCAGCAGATCAATCAAACGCTGATTGATCGCGATTACGCGCAAGTCGCGGTCGAACAAGACCACTCCAACGGGTAAATGGTCCAGCATGGCCTGGTACATGCCCATGGCGTCGCCAGCAACAAGGGATGGAGAAAAGCGACCGCCAGAGCTCATGCAAACCTTTATTCACATTTAACGGGGGAGGCCCGATTGTGCACGGTAATGCGTCAATTGAGTGAGTCGTGGCGAGGGCTACACTCTGCGCCGTGTCGCTACTCAAATCCGCCTCTATTGTTTCGCTCCTGACGTTGGTGTCCCGCATTACCGGGCTCGCGCGGGAACTTTTAATTGCGTCCACGTTTGGCGCCAATGCGATGACCGATGCCTTCAACGTCGCGTTTCGAATCCCCAACCTCTTCAGGCGCTTCTTCGGAGAAGGCGCATTCAGCCAGGCTTTTGTGCCCGTGCTGGCCGCCTCCAAAGCCCAGCATGGCGATCTTGAAACGCGGTTTGTGATTGACAGGGTCGCCACGGTTCTCATTTGGGCATTGATGGTGATCAGCATCATTGGCGTCGCCGCCGCTCCGGTGATGGTCTGGGCCATGGCCAGCGGCTTGCAGCAGGACCCCCGTGGGTTTGAGCTGGCCATTGTGATGACACGCTGGATGTTTCCCTATATTGCATTCATGTCATTGGTGGCATTGGCCGCCGGGGTGCTCAACACATGGAAGCGGTTTGCGGTGCCAGCTGCCACGCCGGTGTTGTTAAACCTTTGCATGATTGGCGCCGCCTGGCTGGGAGCGCCCTGGTTTGAAACCCTGGGCCTGGAGCCTATCTATGCGCTGGCGGGTGGCGTGCTGGCGGGCGGTGTTCTTCAACTTGCCGTGCAATTGCTGGCGCTCAAACGGATGGGGTTGGCACCGCGCATCGGCTTTGGGTGGCAGCAGCTTCGCGCGGCCTGGGCTGATCCGGCCACCAAAAACATTCTTCGCCTGATGGGCCCGGCCTTGTTGGGTGTGAGCGTGGCCCACATATCGATGCTGATCAACACCCAGATTGCCTCGCACCTGGCCGCTGGCAGCGTGAGCTGGATTACCTATGCCGATCGCTTGATGGAGTTCCCCACCGCCATGCTGGGTGTGGCCATGGGCGTGGTGCTGATGCCCCAACTGGCGTTGGCCCGCGCGGCCGGTGACGCTGACAAGTACTCCGGGATGCTGGACTGGGGCTTGAGGTTGGTGGTTTTGCTCGCCTTGCCCTGCGCCGTGGCCTTGTTGGCTTTTGCCAAGCCGCTGGTGGCCGTGCTGTACCACTACGGTGCCATGACCGACCGCGACGTGCAGCAAATCACCTATGCCTTGATGGGTTGGGGGGTGGGCTTGATTGGCATTGTGGCCATCAAGGTGCTGGCACCGGGGTACTACGCCAATCAGGACACCAAAACCCCGGTTCGCATTGCCGTGGCTGTGTTGCTGATTACCCAGTTGTTGAATCTGGTGCTGGTGCCGATATTCGCTCACGCGGCGCTGACCCTGTCGATTGGCATTGGCGCCATGATCAATGCCTTGTGGTTGCTAATCGGTTTGCTGCGGCGGGGCAGTTACAAGCCGGAACCTGGTTGGGGCGTCTTCTGTTTGCAGGTCATTGCCGCCTGTGCGCTGTTGGCTATCTTCCTGATGTGGGCCAACGGGGCATTTCTTTGGATTGAGTTGCGCGCTGAGAGTTGGAAGAGGGTCGGGCTTCTATCCCTTGTTCTTCTTGCAGCAGCTGCTATCTATTTCGTAGCTATTTTGGCCTCGGGTCTGCGTTTGAAGCAATTCCTGAAGCGGTGATCGGCGTACCAGCCTGAGGCAAGGTGGCGCTGGTCGCAAGCCTTTTTCAGTTGGATCGGTATAGGATGTTTGCATGACGATGTTGTTCTCAGTTCCTTCTCCGCTGGACTATTTCAGCAGCTTGGTCATGAGCGACGCCGAG
Proteins encoded in this region:
- a CDS encoding PAS-domain containing protein, whose translation is MSSGGRFSPSLVAGDAMGMYQAMLDHLPVGVVLFDRDLRVIAINQRLIDLLMLPQIMFEHGLPTLGDITRFNASRGEYGPGDPDQQTRDRLEQAHNGLAHRYERIRPNGQALEIIGSPLPQGGFITIYNDITESYRAKQALSEQALYLSSVVEHLPQGISVFDEHHRLKVWNANLLEMLQIPAASLSPDTTLDALLSHLNPDPSDDAQRQALQFQPHRFERLRRNGRTHLVEGRPMVSGERTVGFVTSYTDITEQKASQEEFRQQNILFQTLVDNVPGGVTLFGPQLELLAYNQEFARLLELPAELLAHKTPLESFFRFGAARGEFGSGDIETVVERLMTRARQHKAHKTKRTRPNGSILDIRGTPLPDGCFVTIYTDVTEQHHNAAAIERLAHSDILTGLANRYALEARLDQLVSNARRNKQQLTVMLLDLDNFKSINDTKGHGMGDQFLCEVAQRLSTAARADDIVARLGGDEFVIILADMPCSQETSDIAARIMLALNQPVTIGKNLLRASASMGICFYPQDGADRGALMQSADIAMYHAKKSGKGMFHFFNADMMRAAEHRLAMEHALREAVQQKQFVLHFQPQIDALGKQVSGVEALIRWVSPSGELTPPEEFIALAEEIGLINEIGEWVLNNACQTLARWRQKGLPDLTMAVNLSAIQLRNADLPQIIVNALKENDLPANALTLEITESVAMQDPLASIQRLGVIRDLGVQLAMDDFGTGYSSLAYLKRLPLDYLKLDRTFVQDLETDSNDATICMASIGLAHDLGLMVVAEGVETRGQHYYLANLGCNVYQGYYYSRPMPEAQAYDWIRARFDKLLESQALLTTSADPRN
- the murJ gene encoding murein biosynthesis integral membrane protein MurJ, with translation MSLLKSASIVSLLTLVSRITGLARELLIASTFGANAMTDAFNVAFRIPNLFRRFFGEGAFSQAFVPVLAASKAQHGDLETRFVIDRVATVLIWALMVISIIGVAAAPVMVWAMASGLQQDPRGFELAIVMTRWMFPYIAFMSLVALAAGVLNTWKRFAVPAATPVLLNLCMIGAAWLGAPWFETLGLEPIYALAGGVLAGGVLQLAVQLLALKRMGLAPRIGFGWQQLRAAWADPATKNILRLMGPALLGVSVAHISMLINTQIASHLAAGSVSWITYADRLMEFPTAMLGVAMGVVLMPQLALARAAGDADKYSGMLDWGLRLVVLLALPCAVALLAFAKPLVAVLYHYGAMTDRDVQQITYALMGWGVGLIGIVAIKVLAPGYYANQDTKTPVRIAVAVLLITQLLNLVLVPIFAHAALTLSIGIGAMINALWLLIGLLRRGSYKPEPGWGVFCLQVIAACALLAIFLMWANGAFLWIELRAESWKRVGLLSLVLLAAAAIYFVAILASGLRLKQFLKR